From the Tripterygium wilfordii isolate XIE 37 chromosome 6, ASM1340144v1, whole genome shotgun sequence genome, one window contains:
- the LOC119999814 gene encoding protein NRT1/ PTR FAMILY 2.13-like codes for MEVVGQSKKRISSWWPKFFQKQERRKPPQDLTTHKKPGGWKAMPFILGNESCERLATFGMLANLMVYFLKVFHMDVASAANLINIWSGVTNFAPVLGALISDAFLGKFKTIAFASFAALLGQITMTLTAWESHLHPPSCNLQQQLLGQCKRPNKLNMGILLMGLGLLSIGSGGIRPCSIPFGVDQFDPTTEQGRIGIASFYNWYYATLIVIQLFILTLVVYIQTNISWVLGFGLPTILMLCSIIIFFAGKRIYVHQQPEGTIFSSIAKVLVAAYRKRRLRVSVDGKADETFFDPPLKKTILFKLPLTNQFRFLSKAAIIEENDLNLDGSCANPWRLCSIQQVEEVKCLVRIIPIWSTGIIGLISIAQQTTFTISQALVMDRHLGRNFQVPAGSIIVISMIALGLWLPFYDRVIVPFLRKRTKQEGGITLMTRMGIGLIFSILSMVAAGLVERARRASANSHPQPLGISPLSVFWLSPQLILLGFCEAFYVIGQLEFYNNEFPEHTRSIGNSVFFCSAAGASYLSSFMISIVHRTTKPNWLANDLNQGRLDYFYFLLAGMGFLNFIYYLVCARGYRYKVFVPMEDKPNDDNKASVPLEDKPNDDDRVELASLTV; via the exons ATGGAAGTTGTTGGACAAAGCAAGAAGCGAATAAGCTCATGGTGGCCAAAATTCTTCCagaaacaagaaagaagaaaaccacCACAAGATTTGACAACTCACAAGAAGCCTGGAGGATGGAAAGCCATGCCGTTCATTTTAG GAAACGAGAGCTGCGAAAGACTGGCCACTTTTGGTATGTTGGCAAACTTAATGGTGTACTTCCTAAAGGTGTTTCACATGGATGTAGCCTCCGCGGCAAATTTGATCAACATCTGGTCTGGCGTTACTAATTTTGCACCTGTACTCGGAGCTCTCATTTCTGATGCTTTTCTAGGCAAATTCAAGACCATCGCTTTTGCATCTTTCGCCGCACTTCTT GGACAAATAACGATGACGTTGACGGCGTGGGAATCGCACCTGCATCCTCCATCATGCAACCTACAACAGCAATTACTTGGGCAATGCAAACGCCCAAACAAACTTAATATGGGTATCTTGTTAATGGGCCTGGGCTTGCTTTCTATCGGATCCGGAGGAATCAGGCCTTGTAGCATCCCATTTGGTGTTGATCAATTTGATCCAACAACTGAACAAGGAAGAATAGGGATTGCCAGTTTTTATAACTGGTATTATGCAACATTAATTGTGATACAACTATTTATCTTAACTCTGGTGGTTTATATCCAGACCAACATTAGTTGGGTATTGGGCTTTGGACTACCTACCATTCTAATGCTCTGCTCCATTATCATTTTCTTTGCTGGGAAAAGAATTTATGTCCACCAACAACCAGAGGGAACTATATTTTCTAGTATTGCTAAGGTGCTCGTTGCTGCTTATCGTAAGCGCCGGCTTAGGGTTTCGGTAGATGGAAAGGCGGATGAGACCTTTTTCGATCCTCCATTGAAGAAAACTATATTGTTCAAGCTCCCTCTTACCAACCAGTTCAG GTTCTTAAGCAAGGCCGCCATAATAGAGGAAAACGACCTGAATCTGGATGGTTCTTGCGCAAATCCATGGAGGCTATGCAGCATCCAACAAGTGGAAGAAGTGAAATGCCTTGTGAGAATAATCCCAATATGGTCTACAGGTATTATTGGCCTCATCTCAATAGCACAACAAACTACATTTACCATATCACAAGCCTTAGTGATGGACAGACACCTCGGACGCAATTTTCAAGTCCCAGCAGGATCAATTATTGTGATATCAATGATCGCACTTGGGCTATGGCTCCCATTCTACGACCGAGTCATTGTTCCGTTCCTTAGAAAACGCACCAAACAAGAAGGTGGAATCACACTTATGACGAGGATGGGAATTGGCTTGATattctcaattctatcgatGGTTGCTGCAGGATTGGTTGAGAGGGCTCGAAGAGCTTCCGCGAATTCGCATCCTCAGCCCCTTGGGATTTCACCATTGTCAGTCTTTTGGTTGTCTCCGCAACTTATCCTTCTGGGCTTCTGCGAGGCGTTCTATGTTATTGGACAACTTGAATTTTACAATAATGAGTTCCCAGAGCACACGAGAAGCATTGGCAACTCGGTTTTTTTCTGCTCTGCGGCTGGTGCAAGCTACCTTAGCAGCTTCATGATCTCGATTGTGCATCGAACTACCAAACCCAATTGGTTAGCAAATGATCTTAATCAAGGTAGATTAGACTATTTCTACTTCCTTTTGGCTGGGATGGGGTTCTTGAATTTCATCTATTACCTGGTTTGTGCTCGTGGATATCGTTATAAAGTTTTTGTACCAATGGAAGATAAACCCAATGATGATAACAAAGCTTCTGTACCATTGGAAGATAAACCCAATGATGATGATCGTGTTGAGCTGGCCTCATTGACAGTATGA